A genomic stretch from Sulfurihydrogenibium azorense Az-Fu1 includes:
- a CDS encoding Do family serine endopeptidase → MKRFVLPVLIILGLAFFVKAQFGKFQEGYKQNVEGKSYSFPTLEAIDNERTKLIESVSPGVATVFTTQEITVNNPFFDMPFGDFFGIPNTPQFKQKRQGLGSAFIVDVDYNKKVVYLLTNNHVVENAKDIQVQFKNKMILKGKVVGGDKLSDVAVLEVPFKKGIEDFASKNVLKLGDSDQLKVGSTVIAIGAPLGLSDTVTIGIVSAKNRQIEDRPGEGFIQTDAAINPGNSGGPLINVRGEVVGINTAIIAGAQGLGFAVPINQAKWVMDQILKYGKVKRSKIGVVIQPLTADLAEHFGVNEGALVSSVQPGGPADKAGIKAGDIIVEVNGKKISDISDLQNQVMKNPPGSKLKIKVIRDGKELTFDVVTVPLESDETASTEESGQAANIESAIGLIVKDITPELIKRYGLPKVDYGVLVYAVKEGSVAEEAGLQAGDIILSVNKKPVRSASEFWQIISKAKNEKQDNVLLYIQRRDNRIYTTLPLR, encoded by the coding sequence GTGAAAAGGTTTGTTTTACCTGTTTTAATAATTCTTGGTTTAGCATTCTTTGTAAAAGCTCAGTTTGGGAAGTTTCAAGAGGGATATAAACAAAATGTTGAAGGTAAGTCTTACAGTTTTCCTACGTTAGAGGCTATAGATAATGAAAGGACAAAACTTATTGAAAGTGTATCTCCGGGGGTAGCGACTGTTTTTACGACACAGGAAATAACAGTTAACAACCCATTTTTTGATATGCCTTTTGGAGACTTTTTTGGTATTCCAAACACTCCTCAATTTAAACAAAAAAGACAAGGACTTGGTTCTGCATTTATAGTTGATGTAGATTACAACAAGAAAGTTGTTTACCTTCTTACGAATAACCACGTAGTAGAAAATGCAAAAGATATTCAAGTACAATTTAAAAATAAAATGATTTTGAAAGGAAAAGTTGTAGGTGGTGATAAACTTAGTGATGTTGCAGTTTTGGAAGTTCCATTTAAAAAAGGTATAGAAGATTTTGCATCCAAAAATGTTTTAAAACTTGGTGATTCAGACCAGCTTAAAGTAGGTTCAACTGTTATTGCAATAGGAGCTCCGTTGGGATTATCTGATACAGTTACTATAGGTATAGTATCGGCTAAAAACAGACAGATAGAAGACAGACCCGGTGAAGGATTTATACAAACAGATGCAGCCATCAACCCAGGAAACTCAGGTGGACCTTTAATAAACGTTAGAGGAGAGGTTGTAGGTATAAATACTGCAATAATAGCAGGAGCTCAGGGTCTTGGGTTTGCTGTTCCTATCAATCAAGCAAAATGGGTTATGGATCAGATACTAAAGTACGGTAAAGTAAAAAGAAGTAAAATAGGAGTTGTTATTCAACCTTTAACAGCAGATTTAGCAGAACATTTTGGAGTTAACGAAGGTGCTTTAGTATCAAGTGTTCAACCTGGTGGACCTGCAGATAAAGCGGGTATAAAAGCTGGAGATATTATTGTAGAAGTAAACGGAAAGAAAATCTCTGACATATCAGACCTTCAAAATCAAGTTATGAAAAATCCTCCGGGGTCGAAACTTAAAATAAAAGTTATAAGAGATGGTAAAGAGCTTACTTTTGACGTTGTTACAGTCCCTTTAGAATCAGATGAAACAGCTTCTACAGAAGAATCAGGACAGGCAGCTAATATAGAAAGTGCTATAGGTTTAATAGTAAAAGATATTACTCCTGAATTGATAAAAAGATACGGACTTCCAAAGGTAGATTACGGTGTCTTAGTATACGCCGTTAAGGAAGGCTCTGTAGCTGAAGAAGCTGGATTACAGGCAGGAGATATTATACTGTCAGTCAATAAAAAACCTGTAAGGTCTGCATCAGAGTTTTGGCAGATTATAAGTAAGGCAAAAAATGAAAAACAAGACAACGTTTTACTCTACATCCAAAGAAGAGATAACAGAATATATACAACACTGCCATTAAGATGA
- the nadD gene encoding nicotinate (nicotinamide) nucleotide adenylyltransferase: MIALFGGSFDPVHLGHLRIAEDVREFFNLKKVIFVPAYLSPLKESSNASAEDRFNMLTLSIKDNPYFEVSDYEIKKGGKSYTIETVEHYERLFYHKPVLILGSDSLLTLHKWKKPEDLLKKANFIVVGRGKDSYKEIKNYLNTFFNFNNIFYNESIIKEGVYFFDSRRIDISSTEIRERVKLGKSIKYLVLEEVENYIKEKNLYKNSP, translated from the coding sequence ATGATAGCATTATTCGGCGGAAGTTTTGACCCAGTTCATCTGGGTCATTTAAGAATTGCTGAAGACGTTAGGGAGTTTTTCAATTTAAAAAAAGTTATATTTGTACCGGCCTACCTATCTCCTTTAAAAGAGTCCTCTAACGCATCTGCTGAAGACAGGTTTAATATGCTTACTTTATCAATAAAAGACAATCCTTACTTTGAAGTATCAGATTACGAGATAAAAAAAGGAGGTAAATCCTACACGATAGAAACTGTTGAGCACTACGAGAGGCTTTTTTACCATAAACCAGTTTTAATACTTGGTTCTGACTCTCTTTTAACGTTGCATAAATGGAAAAAACCAGAAGATTTACTAAAAAAAGCCAACTTTATAGTTGTAGGAAGAGGAAAAGACAGTTATAAAGAGATTAAAAATTATCTTAATACCTTTTTCAATTTTAATAACATTTTTTACAATGAAAGTATTATAAAAGAAGGAGTATATTTTTTTGACAGCCGTCGGATTGACATCTCTTCAACAGAGATAAGGGAAAGGGTAAAGTTAGGAAAGTCTATAAAGTATTTGGTGTTAGAAGAAGTAGAAAATTATATAAAAGAAAAAAATCTTTATAAAAACAGCCCATAA
- a CDS encoding NAD(P)/FAD-dependent oxidoreductase: MAKIVIAGSGFAGHYAALILGDRLKGKHEITVVTPNETFNYIPSLIWVGVGQMPVEKTQFPLKPVYDKFGIKYERGFLTEVHPDENYVIVQPYGTQDSKRLDYDYLLVATGPKLNFDATPGLGPDKGYTYSVCTPPHAVETAKAYLELVKRLEKGDKARVVIGTGHGGCTCQGAAFEFITNVHNDLVDRGLRDRVELIWLSNEPKLGDFGIDGLEAKKGSLIFTSEMMAEAIFYDYDIKYEIRSHVHKVDDKKIYTENLDGEFKEIEYDFAMLLPPFAGQPIKWIDKDGNDIKDKVCNPAGFVKVDAVYGKPYEELDGPDWPKTYQNPIYKNIFAAGIAFAPPGPLSKPGKSPNGTIIAPAPPRTGYTAELSGKAAALNIIDMIEGREPQNTASMAETPGLCVASMKNGIFDGMAGTIAIFPVARNRAKYGEYGRDLDLCVAEPGKAGAWFKLGLHYAFLWKLQGKPFWKLIP, encoded by the coding sequence ATGGCAAAAATTGTTATCGCTGGAAGTGGATTTGCAGGGCATTACGCAGCTCTCATTTTAGGAGACAGGCTGAAAGGCAAACACGAAATCACAGTTGTTACGCCTAACGAAACTTTCAACTACATTCCCTCTCTTATCTGGGTTGGTGTAGGCCAGATGCCTGTTGAAAAGACCCAGTTCCCATTAAAGCCGGTTTACGATAAATTTGGTATCAAGTACGAAAGAGGGTTTTTAACAGAAGTTCATCCAGATGAAAATTACGTTATAGTCCAGCCTTACGGAACACAAGATTCTAAAAGACTTGATTACGACTATCTTTTAGTTGCTACCGGTCCAAAGCTCAACTTTGATGCAACACCAGGACTTGGACCTGATAAAGGTTATACTTACTCAGTGTGTACACCACCTCACGCCGTAGAAACGGCTAAAGCATACCTTGAGCTTGTAAAAAGGTTAGAAAAAGGAGATAAGGCGAGAGTAGTTATAGGTACAGGGCATGGTGGGTGTACCTGTCAAGGAGCTGCCTTTGAGTTTATAACAAACGTTCATAACGATTTAGTAGATAGAGGTTTAAGAGATAGAGTTGAACTTATATGGCTTTCTAATGAGCCAAAATTGGGAGATTTTGGAATAGATGGGCTTGAGGCTAAGAAAGGGTCTTTAATATTTACTTCTGAAATGATGGCAGAGGCAATATTCTACGACTACGATATAAAGTATGAAATAAGAAGCCACGTTCATAAAGTTGATGATAAAAAGATATATACCGAAAACTTAGATGGAGAGTTTAAAGAGATAGAGTATGACTTTGCAATGCTATTACCACCTTTTGCCGGACAGCCAATTAAATGGATAGATAAAGATGGAAACGATATTAAAGATAAAGTGTGCAACCCTGCAGGATTTGTAAAAGTTGACGCTGTTTACGGAAAACCTTATGAAGAGTTAGACGGTCCAGACTGGCCTAAAACATACCAAAACCCAATATATAAAAATATATTTGCAGCCGGAATCGCATTTGCACCACCAGGACCTTTATCTAAACCGGGTAAATCTCCAAACGGAACAATAATAGCTCCTGCACCCCCAAGAACTGGATACACAGCTGAGCTCTCTGGTAAAGCGGCAGCTCTAAATATAATTGACATGATAGAGGGAAGAGAACCACAAAACACAGCTTCTATGGCAGAAACACCAGGGCTTTGTGTTGCTTCTATGAAAAATGGCATATTTGACGGTATGGCAGGAACTATTGCTATATTCCCGGTTGCAAGAAATAGGGCTAAATACGGAGAGTACGGAAGAGACTTAGACCTTTGTGTTGCAGAACCAGGCAAAGCAGGAGCGTGGTTTAAGTTAGGATTACACTATGCTTTCTTATGGAAACTACAAGGTAAACCTTTCTGGAAATTAATACCTTAA
- a CDS encoding IS481 family transposase — MKGIIGTPMYMTTLFPKKLSNKIKDIPLTKEAKKRLKWIQHYQDTKNISKTCRYFGISRTTFYKWFERYKKDGLEGLLDRPKTPKNTRKPTIRNQYREQIIKVRKQNPTWSKEKISAYLQEEKNIKVSPSTVYKVLKEEGLIERTKSIKIQNKRKKSIKKKRTKRGLQAQAPGDVVQIDVKHLNIAGATYYQFTAIDKYSRFCFARVYESKNSKKTKEFYIELNEYFEFEIKRVQTDNGSEFLGEFNKYLTDIGVEHYFSYPRSPKTNGVVERLIRTIEEELWLIEGLDYTLEEMNKKLRKYVRKYNFIRPHHSLGYKRPADIVYGV; from the coding sequence ATGAAAGGTATTATAGGAACCCCTATGTATATGACAACACTCTTTCCTAAAAAACTATCAAACAAGATTAAAGACATTCCTTTAACAAAAGAAGCCAAAAAAAGACTAAAATGGATACAGCACTACCAAGATACAAAAAATATATCCAAAACCTGCAGATACTTCGGAATATCAAGAACTACCTTCTATAAATGGTTTGAAAGATACAAAAAAGACGGACTTGAAGGACTTCTTGATAGACCTAAAACACCAAAAAACACAAGAAAACCAACTATAAGAAATCAGTACAGAGAACAAATAATAAAAGTCAGGAAACAAAACCCAACTTGGAGCAAAGAAAAAATATCGGCATATCTACAAGAAGAAAAAAACATAAAAGTATCACCATCTACAGTGTATAAAGTATTAAAAGAAGAAGGATTAATAGAGAGAACAAAATCAATTAAAATACAAAACAAAAGAAAAAAGAGTATAAAGAAGAAAAGGACAAAAAGAGGCTTGCAAGCACAAGCCCCAGGGGATGTAGTACAAATAGACGTAAAACACCTGAACATCGCAGGTGCAACATATTACCAATTCACAGCTATAGATAAGTATAGCAGATTTTGTTTTGCACGGGTATATGAAAGTAAAAATTCAAAGAAAACAAAAGAATTTTATATTGAGTTAAATGAGTATTTTGAATTTGAGATAAAGAGGGTACAAACAGATAACGGGAGTGAGTTTTTAGGGGAGTTTAACAAGTATTTAACGGATATAGGAGTGGAGCATTACTTTAGCTATCCAAGGAGTCCAAAGACTAATGGTGTTGTAGAAAGATTGATAAGGACAATAGAAGAGGAGTTATGGTTGATAGAGGGATTAGATTACACATTAGAGGAGATGAATAAGAAGTTAAGGAAGTATGTAAGGAAGTACAATTTTATAAGGCCACATCATTCTTTAGGATACAAAAGACCAGCAGACATTGTTTATGGAGTATGA
- a CDS encoding IS982 family transposase produces MTFRDYIINVYILTDEILKLIKHKHKTNKPKFSDVELITLIIFSMSYRKGDYKITLKEFKENYNDLFPYVPQLPAIVKRAKKLYKLAQVISIILTNLFSEKITTVYIADTKPIPVCKNQRMKRNKKVSGKLYKGNNAAREWFGFKIGLIVDYYKRPIGYEIIPASKHDINFLKEVKEDSVLIDILNKGTIIADKAFNSKDLKEEFKSLGIELEAIRKKGKVHHKQKDKQEFLKRVRKRIETVFSKLYYMGIEDIRAVSLEGFKAKINFFILALSLYKFQYTVNTYPFKIISTKTGGRLYERYYRNPYVYDNTLS; encoded by the coding sequence ATGACTTTTAGAGATTATATCATAAACGTTTATATTCTGACAGATGAAATCCTAAAACTCATAAAACATAAACATAAAACAAATAAGCCTAAATTCTCTGATGTAGAGCTTATAACTCTCATCATATTTTCTATGAGCTATAGAAAAGGTGATTACAAAATAACACTTAAGGAATTTAAAGAGAATTACAATGACCTTTTCCCTTATGTTCCTCAATTACCAGCAATAGTAAAAAGAGCTAAAAAACTATATAAACTTGCTCAAGTAATCTCAATCATTCTTACAAATTTATTTTCTGAGAAGATAACCACAGTATACATAGCAGATACAAAACCAATACCTGTTTGTAAAAATCAAAGAATGAAAAGAAACAAGAAAGTTTCTGGTAAGTTATACAAAGGAAACAATGCAGCAAGAGAATGGTTTGGTTTTAAAATAGGATTAATAGTGGATTATTACAAAAGACCGATAGGATATGAGATTATTCCAGCTTCAAAGCATGATATAAACTTTTTAAAGGAAGTAAAAGAGGACAGTGTTTTGATAGATATATTAAACAAAGGGACAATAATAGCAGACAAAGCTTTTAATTCAAAGGATTTAAAAGAAGAATTTAAGAGTTTAGGAATAGAGTTAGAGGCTATAAGAAAGAAGGGGAAAGTACATCACAAACAAAAGGATAAACAAGAGTTTTTAAAGAGAGTAAGGAAGAGAATAGAGACAGTATTTAGCAAGTTATACTATATGGGAATAGAGGATATCAGGGCAGTATCTTTAGAAGGATTTAAAGCTAAGATAAACTTCTTCATTTTAGCTTTAAGTTTGTATAAGTTTCAATACACAGTGAACACCTACCCCTTTAAAATAATTTCAACAAAAACAGGAGGTAGGTTATATGAAAGGTATTATAGGAACCCCTATGTATATGACAACACTCTTTCCTAA
- a CDS encoding YgfZ/GcvT domain-containing protein produces the protein MNWISLNRHKILVKGKKSKLNLKGVNEEHKAFLHNILSNDIVNLQTGRFNYNLMLDSKGSPLTDFFVYNNDNVYILDTEEDPYQTIEKLNKLKLSLQVNFEVLPSRHLYIFGENVEDFIKSMGLNLEKFSFAKSHKYFVANNPLRLGVKGYDIFGDIENILDLLNPQDEISLQDFEDLRIKSCIPKIKKELKENILPLETNIWKYAISLNKGCYVGQEAVARVYYRGKPPRVMAKFLINKDIKEEDKIIFEGKSIGIMTSITTDGKTGLGFILRAKAQEGKDYDGIILEKVCEELNA, from the coding sequence ATGAACTGGATTTCACTAAACCGCCATAAAATCTTAGTTAAAGGTAAAAAATCAAAGTTAAACTTAAAAGGGGTAAATGAAGAACATAAAGCTTTTTTACATAATATTTTAAGTAATGATATCGTAAATTTACAAACTGGTAGATTTAATTACAATCTAATGTTAGATAGTAAAGGTTCTCCTTTAACAGACTTTTTCGTTTACAACAACGATAATGTGTACATTTTAGATACAGAAGAGGACCCTTATCAAACTATTGAAAAGTTAAATAAATTAAAACTTTCTCTTCAAGTAAACTTTGAAGTTCTTCCTTCACGACATTTATACATCTTTGGTGAGAATGTAGAAGATTTTATAAAAAGTATGGGGTTAAACTTAGAAAAGTTTAGTTTTGCAAAAAGTCATAAATACTTTGTTGCAAACAACCCTTTAAGGTTAGGAGTAAAGGGGTATGATATTTTTGGAGATATTGAAAATATACTGGATTTACTAAATCCTCAGGATGAGATATCATTACAAGATTTTGAAGATTTAAGAATAAAAAGCTGTATACCTAAGATAAAAAAAGAGTTGAAAGAAAATATACTTCCATTAGAAACAAACATTTGGAAGTACGCTATAAGTTTAAATAAAGGTTGTTATGTAGGTCAAGAAGCTGTTGCAAGAGTATACTACAGAGGTAAACCACCGAGAGTTATGGCCAAGTTTTTGATAAATAAAGATATTAAAGAGGAAGACAAGATAATTTTTGAAGGAAAATCCATAGGAATAATGACATCAATTACAACTGATGGAAAAACTGGTCTTGGCTTTATATTAAGAGCTAAAGCTCAAGAAGGTAAGGATTACGATGGTATAATATTGGAAAAAGTCTGTGAAGAGTTAAATGCATGA
- a CDS encoding two-component system sensor histidine kinase NtrB, translating into MHEKEILDNFQEPIVVIDKDKNIVYSNSAFDSYISYFSKNDIINLLKEILSIKYLEEGLSVKNYLITLNNSYLLVDVYPFEDMYIILLKDITRLVKLEEELKKEGTLTAVSKFLIQLFHDIKGPITGIKAATEYLKENPDELDLLDDIIYEVNKIQNYINQLSSLSKPLKLNLSYQNIHKLIDKVVKKYEKVYKNVKFIKLYDPSLPDIYVDKEKMTSVIENLVKNAIEAIDQKGEITIQTGISFDSVFSPRMNKVSIKIKDSGKGVPQEIVDKIFLPHFTTKESGSGVGLANAYNIVKSHKGILRYIGNSTFEILLPIRIEVESNNI; encoded by the coding sequence ATGCATGAAAAGGAAATTTTAGATAATTTTCAGGAACCAATCGTAGTTATTGATAAAGATAAAAATATAGTTTACTCTAATTCTGCTTTTGATTCTTACATCTCTTACTTCTCTAAAAACGACATAATAAATCTACTAAAAGAGATACTATCTATAAAGTACTTGGAAGAAGGACTCTCAGTTAAAAATTATCTGATAACACTTAACAACTCTTACCTTTTAGTAGATGTTTATCCATTTGAAGATATGTATATAATCTTACTAAAAGATATTACAAGACTTGTAAAGTTAGAAGAAGAACTGAAAAAAGAAGGAACTTTAACGGCAGTATCTAAATTTTTAATACAGCTTTTCCATGATATAAAAGGACCTATCACGGGAATAAAAGCAGCTACTGAGTATTTAAAAGAAAACCCAGACGAGTTAGATCTTTTAGATGATATTATTTATGAGGTAAATAAAATACAAAATTATATAAATCAGCTTTCATCCTTATCAAAACCATTAAAATTAAATCTCTCTTACCAAAACATTCACAAATTGATAGACAAAGTAGTAAAAAAGTATGAAAAAGTGTATAAAAATGTAAAATTTATAAAGCTTTACGACCCAAGCCTTCCAGACATCTATGTTGATAAAGAGAAGATGACATCTGTTATTGAAAACCTAGTAAAAAATGCAATTGAGGCTATAGACCAAAAAGGAGAGATAACAATACAAACAGGTATATCCTTTGACTCAGTCTTTTCTCCAAGAATGAATAAAGTATCAATAAAAATAAAAGATAGCGGAAAAGGTGTTCCTCAAGAGATTGTTGATAAAATATTTTTACCTCATTTTACTACAAAAGAAAGTGGGTCTGGTGTTGGACTTGCAAATGCCTATAATATTGTAAAAAGTCATAAAGGTATATTAAGATATATAGGAAATTCTACATTTGAAATATTACTACCTATAAGGATTGAGGTTGAAAGCAATAATATTTGA
- a CDS encoding sigma-54-dependent transcriptional regulator — translation MKAIIFEDEKTTRNVLKRILNKENIEVYDFESGEEALEKVKSINPDFVFLDIGLKNFNGLEILKSITSLKSYPYVVIISGHSEYKYLIQAMKYGAFDYIVKPFDIERIKQVVNEIKESLKAKHISQVSPDEVVGKSSAMKEVFKLVGRAASSKDPVLITGESGTGKEVIANLIHKYSDRSEKPFIAINMASIPIGLIESELFGYEKGAFTGADKAKEGKFVQADGGTLFLDEIGEMPLESQAKLLRAVQDMEIQPLGSNKTKKVDVRIITATNKDLIKLVAEGKFREDLFYRLSVIEIRLPPLRERQEDIPDLVELFTKQALERYKLSSGGFTQESIKFLINYKWPGNVRELKNLVFKLIALYRERPITPDLLPANIRGEEEKTSDWKSGFLIEARKMLTRKRKNIYIKLIEEAEYILIKEALKFTNGNISQAAEYLGLHRNTISKKIKDLDISLED, via the coding sequence TTGAAAGCAATAATATTTGAAGACGAAAAAACAACACGAAATGTTTTAAAAAGGATTTTAAACAAAGAAAATATAGAAGTTTACGATTTTGAATCTGGAGAGGAAGCTTTAGAAAAAGTAAAAAGCATTAATCCAGATTTTGTATTTTTAGATATAGGTTTAAAAAACTTCAACGGTTTGGAAATCCTAAAATCTATAACATCTTTAAAAAGTTATCCTTACGTGGTAATAATATCAGGCCATTCAGAGTATAAGTATTTAATACAAGCGATGAAGTATGGAGCTTTTGATTACATAGTAAAACCTTTCGATATAGAAAGGATTAAACAAGTAGTAAACGAGATAAAAGAGAGTTTAAAAGCAAAACATATCTCACAAGTCTCTCCTGATGAGGTTGTGGGGAAAAGCTCTGCGATGAAGGAAGTGTTTAAACTTGTAGGTAGAGCTGCTAGCTCAAAAGATCCTGTACTTATAACTGGTGAAAGTGGAACAGGTAAGGAAGTAATAGCAAATTTAATTCACAAATACTCAGATAGATCAGAAAAACCCTTTATAGCCATAAATATGGCATCTATCCCAATAGGACTTATAGAAAGTGAGCTTTTTGGGTATGAAAAAGGAGCATTTACCGGAGCTGATAAAGCAAAAGAAGGAAAGTTTGTCCAAGCTGATGGAGGAACATTGTTTTTAGACGAGATAGGAGAGATGCCTTTAGAGTCTCAAGCTAAACTTTTGAGAGCAGTGCAAGATATGGAAATTCAGCCTCTTGGATCAAATAAAACTAAAAAGGTAGATGTAAGGATAATAACAGCTACAAATAAAGATTTGATAAAGTTAGTTGCAGAAGGGAAATTCAGAGAAGACCTGTTTTACAGATTATCAGTGATAGAAATAAGATTACCACCTTTAAGAGAAAGACAGGAAGATATCCCGGATTTGGTTGAACTTTTTACAAAACAAGCTTTAGAAAGATATAAATTATCATCTGGAGGCTTTACTCAAGAGTCTATTAAATTTTTAATCAACTATAAATGGCCTGGAAACGTTAGAGAGTTAAAAAATTTAGTTTTTAAACTAATAGCATTATATAGAGAAAGACCTATAACTCCCGATTTACTCCCAGCAAATATAAGAGGAGAAGAGGAAAAAACTTCTGATTGGAAAAGTGGATTTTTAATAGAAGCAAGAAAAATGCTTACAAGAAAGAGGAAAAATATATATATAAAACTTATAGAAGAAGCAGAGTACATACTTATAAAAGAAGCACTAAAATTTACAAACGGAAATATATCCCAAGCTGCTGAGTATTTAGGTTTACATAGAAATACAATCTCTAAAAAGATAAAAGATTTAGACATATCTCTTGAAGATTAG
- a CDS encoding tetratricopeptide repeat protein, whose protein sequence is MRKFLILKLILLVFILNSCAQQGINSNTDYTSSVDGKYLYDMGVSYLSSGNNAMAISYLEKALEINKQPEVYNSLALAYQFAGEYEKALKTFKEGLERYPNSPELLTNYGILLAVLKKYNEAITYLEKAVNHPTYPKKEIAFYNLGLIYRELGKEDKFIDYVNKAIMYNSNYLNAYLTLGDYYYERYKKYKNLLDLKISRDYYAKALQLSINDPIIFYKLGLVYKNLNQVDLAKFYLEKALKASQDNKSLQEEIKKVLFDLVENPKSEENLNPNNESKTNNEADQIKNLIK, encoded by the coding sequence ATGAGGAAATTTTTAATATTAAAACTTATTTTACTAGTTTTTATACTAAACTCTTGTGCTCAACAAGGGATAAACAGTAATACAGATTATACAAGCTCAGTTGATGGAAAGTACCTGTACGATATGGGGGTATCATATCTAAGTAGTGGTAATAACGCCATGGCTATTTCTTACTTAGAAAAAGCTTTAGAAATAAATAAACAACCGGAAGTTTACAACTCCTTAGCTCTTGCTTATCAATTTGCAGGAGAGTACGAAAAAGCTTTAAAAACTTTTAAAGAAGGGTTAGAGAGGTATCCAAACTCTCCAGAACTTCTAACAAACTATGGAATTCTCCTTGCAGTTTTAAAAAAGTATAACGAGGCTATTACCTATCTTGAAAAAGCAGTAAATCATCCAACTTACCCAAAAAAAGAGATAGCATTCTATAATTTAGGTTTAATTTATAGAGAGCTTGGAAAGGAAGATAAATTTATTGATTATGTAAACAAAGCCATTATGTACAACTCTAACTACCTCAATGCATACCTCACACTTGGGGACTACTACTATGAAAGATACAAAAAATACAAAAACCTCTTAGATTTAAAAATTTCAAGGGATTACTACGCTAAAGCATTACAACTAAGTATTAACGACCCTATCATATTCTACAAATTGGGTTTAGTTTATAAAAACCTAAACCAAGTAGATTTAGCAAAATTTTATTTAGAAAAGGCTTTAAAGGCTTCTCAAGATAATAAAAGTCTGCAAGAAGAGATAAAAAAAGTATTATTTGATTTAGTTGAAAATCCAAAAAGTGAAGAAAATTTAAATCCTAACAATGAGTCGAAAACCAACAATGAAGCTGACCAAATAAAAAATTTGATAAAATAA
- a CDS encoding glycosyltransferase family 2 protein, which produces MDKKVYLSIVVPIYNEEENLPILYKKIKDVLENLFNQERYKDKTYEIIFVNDGSKDKSWQIIKELAEKDPHVIGINFRRNFGQTAAMAAGFDKAQGEIIVTMDGDLQNDPEDIPKLLEKIDEGYDVVSGWRKDRKDAFLSRTLPSRIANWLISKTTGVYLHDYGCSLKAYRSEVAKSLDSYGEMHRFLPALAKIVGANITEIPVKHHPRIYGKSKYGISRTFKVILDLLWVKFLIDYRNKPLRVFGGFGFLFLVIGFLTLFYLACEKICLGHSIGNRPLLMFGMLSFLTGINLISTGIIAEIIIRTYYESQGKKPYVIKGVIQKKNE; this is translated from the coding sequence ATGGATAAGAAAGTTTACTTATCTATCGTTGTTCCCATTTATAACGAAGAAGAAAATTTACCAATACTTTACAAAAAAATAAAAGATGTGCTGGAAAATCTTTTCAATCAAGAGAGATATAAAGACAAGACATATGAAATAATTTTTGTAAATGATGGAAGTAAAGACAAATCTTGGCAGATAATAAAAGAATTAGCAGAAAAAGACCCTCACGTTATTGGGATAAACTTTAGAAGGAATTTTGGTCAGACAGCTGCAATGGCTGCAGGTTTTGACAAAGCTCAAGGAGAGATTATCGTAACAATGGATGGAGACCTTCAAAATGACCCAGAAGATATTCCAAAACTCCTTGAAAAGATAGATGAAGGTTATGATGTTGTAAGTGGATGGAGAAAAGACAGAAAAGATGCCTTTTTAAGTAGGACACTACCCTCAAGGATAGCAAACTGGCTTATATCAAAAACTACAGGTGTATATTTACACGATTATGGATGCTCCTTAAAAGCTTACAGGTCAGAAGTGGCAAAAAGTTTAGACTCTTACGGAGAGATGCATAGGTTCTTACCTGCTTTAGCAAAGATAGTAGGAGCTAACATCACAGAGATTCCAGTTAAACACCATCCAAGGATATATGGAAAGTCTAAATACGGCATATCAAGAACTTTTAAAGTGATTTTAGATTTACTCTGGGTAAAGTTTTTGATAGATTATAGAAATAAACCTCTTAGAGTGTTTGGAGGTTTTGGATTTTTATTCTTAGTGATAGGTTTTTTAACTTTATTCTACCTTGCATGTGAAAAGATATGTTTAGGACATTCAATAGGAAACAGGCCACTATTGATGTTTGGAATGTTATCGTTTTTAACCGGAATAAACCTTATATCTACTGGAATAATAGCTGAAATTATAATAAGGACTTATTATGAGTCTCAAGGTAAAAAGCCTTATGTTATAAAAGGGGTAATACAAAAAAAGAATGAATAA